In Glycine max cultivar Williams 82 chromosome 4, Glycine_max_v4.0, whole genome shotgun sequence, the genomic stretch AGTGTTAGATTCTCCTTAGGAAAAGGCAATTGAAAGAAAGATTCTCTGCTTTCACTTTATGAGATAAAGTAATTAATCTCCAttctaagttttaaaaaaaagtcaataatcAAGTATTACatagtaattattaattttcgtCTTACTTTATTAAATATCTTTAGCTGACGTCACTGCACATGAAAactatttgagaaaaattagtAGCTTAAATATTAGcttaacaacaataaataaacaaatattgttCGACATAAGAGAGCAAAAGGACACGTCCTTAAATATGCTCACATTCGTTATACTTAACAACACACTAGAGCATCCtggattaatattataatttatattgaatacattacttattttatctatattttatctattaagagtgaaatattataattacttgattataaaatattgttaacatttgaattttgttttcaatttacaggtttgaattaataataaaacagataaatatttttaaaaaatttaaaaacaaagaaccaatgttataaaatatattacaatatcaattttgactaaaatgatattgttttttatatattttttactatataaTATTGATTTTCATAAAAGTCAATGTTGTATTgtgtattttaatattattgtgtattttaatattatttttttcataacttaTGTTAACATGAATAGTTTAATGTCGATAGTATTGACatcaatttaaaatcaaatcaatgttaaatattcaaaataactaatataaaagtACTTTTTTTAACAGTGATTCCAGAAATTAGACAAGATTATTAAATCATCAATCATGTTCCGCGAGTATTCATTCGTCATTGGATTGGCCCAAATGTCAAAGATTAAAAAGTCTGTACTATTCACTCGTCCTCCAAGGAGTCATAAATAAACTTAAATAGTCAATGCTTTGATGTCTAATATGATTTACATACCCTTAATTTCCTCAATCGTATGTTTGTCTGTTTTCTGACTTTGTTTTCGTTTTACATCGTTTTGCATACCCTTTCATATTTACATAATCATTGAAactgattcttttattttaagtctaaatatatttttttatttttaataaatatttaatttttatgtttgttttctaataaatttttgttttacgttaaatttttaataaaacaataattttatttttggtcattgacatttatttttagtccttgatagattagtgaattttgtatttgttccttgataatttttttcatttgttattagttaGTATTAAATCATCATTCGGTAATTTATTAGGgagcaaacacaaaatttgttaatttataagggactaaaacaaaatatcaaggatcaaaacaaaaatgttgttttattaGGAAGTCAATGcaaacacaaaaatagggtatttattagggataaaaaaacatatttaagtctttatTTTATACACTTTTATATCTATATTCTATCATGTCTTTTTATGTGAGTTGATGTATCCATCAAgtcattatatttaatttaggctatgtttgacaaaattaattggAAGCTAAAAAGCTAGTTGAAAGCTGAAAAGCTAATGGGTAGTTAAAAGCAGAAAAAActagttaattaaattataagtgtttaaGTAAAGTTGACTATTGAAGtagctaaaaaatataaaataagataaaaataataataaaatcacgATTTCTTTAAAAAGGGTAACTaagaaatatgataaatatattaaggataaagatgaaagaaaatataaaaaactaaaagttacaagctaacattttaaaaaacattacttCAAGTAGCATTCCAAAAAATACTAGaagctataaaaaaaaaacttatttaccgAACAGTTAAACAAACTTTTcaattagtaaaaaatttaaaagttaactgAAATGTTTTTTCAAACAGTCTTAAATTAGGCATAATTTTAGacttcatttgatttttcttttgatttttcttctccCATGGTGTTTATTGCAGGTTGTGGGAGCTTCTCTAAAAGCTTGTAATCAGGAATTCTTCATTTGAAATGGCATTTTCATTCTCAAAATAAAGACAGATGTAATTTCTTTGTTATTATTGGATTTGTGGTGATGTTGGCAACATACTGTTGCTTGCTTGCTTgtgatttttcataataaagatAGACTTTCGTATGCTTTCTCTCGGTTTTGGAAGACAAATgtgattttttcttgtttattgaAGGTTTGTGGAATTACTCTTTAAAGTTTGAAATGAAGTCTTCTTCGTTCAAAAGAACATTTTTGTGTTACTTCCTATATATTTATTGCGGTATCTTTGTTGTTTACTGGATTAATTTGTTGCGTTGCTGGAATCAACTGTTGCTTACCAATTATTTTGACTGTCCttctcttgtttatttttttatcatgataaaattagaaaaatgaccTGAGCAAGAGATTTCCCAAGTCCTGTAGAAAATCCATAATGTAAGAAAatctttaaaacaaaaaagccttaaaatttagtatagtaaacaaaatatgatagtaagaaacactactaaaaatatcctattttacgacgcacattctaCGTCGGTCATTCAGTAGCCGACGTAGTAGTCAACGCGGTGGCATTTACGTAATTATATACGATTTTTAAACGATACATTTCGTAAACGACGACGTTTGAATATAACCCCGGCTTTGTACGTTTGGTTCAACTTATCGAAGACGGTGCTTTTGAATACACCGTCGTAGAAATAAAAGGATACAACTACCTTAGTCACCGGAGCTCTTCCACCTCCTATCATAATGTCTTTCGCACACTGAACAACAATTTACCACTCTATGAAGGGGGCACCAATCCATTTCAAACACCAATTTCATCCAGGAAATTCTAAGAACTTTGTCCAGGCGGCCGGACCTGCGAAATTGCAAAGAGATTGAATTAATATCCAAGAGCAATAAATATTATGACATATCCCTTCACCTTATGAAGTAAACACTTTTGTGTGGAACTACGAGTTCATATTGGAAAATGCCTTAGTTATTCAGCTATGGAGGATACtattgaggataaaaaaaaCAGACAGTAGTCATAACAGATTGCGtaggatttgaatttgaattgcaTGTGATTAGATAAAGTGGGATAGTTTGTTCCTATGATAAGATTATAACAGATTGTATacgatttgaatttgaattgcaTGCGATTAGATAAACTGAAATAGGTTGTTCCTGTGATAAGATTATAATAGATTAGATAAGCTATTATTGTAGATAGTCGTCATCTCTTGTAGCTATTATTTTAAGATAgctatcttatttattttattttttttagataaaaggGGACAAGCCCCAAACAAAACTTGTTATGGGTTAAACTATTTTGGCTAAATTGTAACTTTGGTTCCCCTAGTTTGATGTTTGTGCAATTTTGATACACTTGCCTAATTTTTAACGTCGACCTCGTTGACCATTAATATACTAACATTGACTATTGTTTACTTTTGTTAATGTTATTGCTTAGTTACTAAGTTCCTAGTAAATGACCAAACACATTTAATGAGGAATTTTTTAACTCAATTTCCTACGTTCAAACTAGGTTCAAATGAACTAGTTAGGGTGAGGCTTTGTGATAGGCTCTAAATGCCTACTGGATTCGAGGTCCAACACCTCCAAAGAGAAGCAGAGAAGAGAAAAGGCAAGGAAGAGAAGGTAATATGGATATCTGTATTATTATCTTGATTGTTATTACATAGTATATTTATAGACATTCCTCCTACAATTTTGTGATGGTGTGTGTGCCTCGAAGGAATATTTTCCTAATAGAATTTGGTTATCCTTATCCCCCTAGGGTCAACAATTGCAAAACCCAATTCAAGGGAATCAAGCAAGATTGCATTGCACTGCTGGCTGGCTCGTTTGTCTTTTTCCTTCAAACTTAATCTCCAAGATATGCAGGTTTGGTAATTTGTCTTTTGGGCCTATTTGTTGCTTGCACCTCCTTTTCTGCTTTTATGTTCATTGCTTGAGTCATTTCCTTTGTTGCCCCTGTATCATCCCTCAGCCTTTGTAGagtcaccttgtcctcaaggtgaaaGTCCCGGCACAATTGAGACCAATCCTCCCAAGAAGTGTCATCTGGGGATAAGCCTTGCCACTGCACCAAAACCTCCCACGGTGAGTTCGACTCTGAAGATGTGCGTCGTCGGCCCAAAATTGCTAAAGGAGAAAGAAGGGGTTGATCATCAGCAAAATTTGGGGGTAGCTTCGCTGGTTTGATATTTTCCGATGATCCTTTGAACGGCTTGAGCATGGAACAATGAAAGACTGGGTGAATTCGTGCGTTCTCCAGTAGCTGCAGGCGATAGGCGACTGGGCCTATCCTCTCCATGATCTGAAATGGTCTGTAGAAACGCTTGGCCAACTTGCCGATAGTTGCTGGACTTCCCTTAGCCAAGGTCTATCAGTGAGGGCGAAGCTTGAGCAACACCCACTCTCCACATTCATAAGTGACTTCGCGTCGTTTCTTATCAGCATAAAGCTTCATACGTTCCTGAGCCTTGATGAGTTTCTTGCGAATGGCTTGGAATGTGATCTCCCTATCTGAGATGCTCTCTTCAACAACGGCGATCTTTGAAGTCCCGGCAATATATTCTGGAAAATTGAAAGGCTTACGGCCAAAGGTAATCTCGAAAGGGGTGGTGCTGGAACCTGCATTCCATGAAGTGTTGTGAGACCACTCCACCCATGGTAGCAGCTTCCCCCACATTTTTGGTCGGCGATGCACAAAGGCCCTGAGATACTGTTCGATCACCTTGTTAAGGACTTCAGTCTGACCATTACTCTGTGGATGGTAGGCAGAGCTCATCCGTAATTGTGTGCCACTTGCCCAGAAAAGTTATTGCCAAAATCGGTTGACGAACAGAGGATCCCTGTCAGAAACCAGACTTCGTGGGATTCCATGGAGTTTGACCACAATGTCAACGAATAAAGAGGCTACTGTGAGAGCGGTATGTGACGCGGGTAATATACCCAAATGGATCCCTTTAGAGAATCTATCTACTACCACGAGGAGCACTGTGTTACCATGAAAAGGAGGCAAACCGGCAATGAAGTCCAATGATAAATCCTCCCACGGGCGAGAAGGAACAGGAAGAGGGCACATCCACGCACTTGGCGACAAATTGAGCAACATCATCGCATAACCCCTCCCAATAAAAATTTTCAGATACGCGGACAATGGTTTTAGCAACGCCAGCATGGCCTCCTGTGGGTGTTGCATGAAATTCAGTGAGTAATGTGGAAATCAAGGGTAGTCCTCGTGGTAACCAAAGTCGACCCATGTACATGACAAGGTCCTGGGAGATGGAGTATCCCTGGTGGTCATTTGGGTAGGCACGAATCCATTGTGACAGAAGTTGGTACTCCTGATGGTCCGAGAGTTGGCGGCACAGTTCCTCAATGAAAGTCAAGCATGGCATCGATAAGATCAGAAATGTCATCGGTTCCTGCTCAGGTAAGCGAGACAATGCGTCTGCAGCTCAATTATAATTTCCATAACGATATTGAATAGTGTAATCGTATCCCATTAGATGCGCCAAGTACATATGTTGTTCTGGAGTTTGGATAATTTGGGTTAAAAGCTCCTTCAAGCTGCGATGGTCGGTGATAATGGTGAAGCGGTGGCCGATGAGGTATTGTCGCCATTTCTTGACCGTCGAGGTGATGGCAAAGAGCTCTCAGACATACGTGGAGGCTCGAAGAAGCCCCCATTCCGACTCCCGACGCGTCTGTTTCCACTGTGAATGGAAGCTTGAAGTCAGGCAAGGCTAGCACAGGCACTGTCGACAAGGCATGTTTGAGATTGTCAAAGGCCAATTGAGCTTGTAGGGTCCAGTGGAAGGGATCAATAGCGGTGACCTTGACTAACGGGGCTGCGATTGTGGCATATCCACGAATGAAGCGACGATAAAATCCTTCCAGACCAAGGAAGCTTCGCAGAGCTTTGATGGAGCGTGGTTGGGGACATTGGTGGATTGCAGTGATTTTCAAAGCAACAGGTTCTACTCTTTGGTGCGAGACCATGTGACCCAGGTACTCCACCTGAGATTGAGCAAACAAACACTTAgataatttcaaaacaaattgGTTTGCGAGAAGCACCTGAAAAGTGGTTTGTAAGTGCTGGAGATGTTGCTCAATTGAACCGCTATAAACAAGgatgttataaaaaaacaatgatgAATTGCCAGAGATATGGCCGGAATATAAGGTTCATCGTCACCTGAAAAGAAGAGGGCGCATTGCACAACCCAAATGGCATTACTTTGAATTCGTAATGGCCATGATGGGTTCTAAAAGTTGTCTTAGGGATGTTCGCCGCATGCATTCGAATCTGGTGATAGCCCTGTAACAGGTCCAATTTGGAAAAGCAACGTGCTCCGCCCAGTTCATCCAGAAGTTCATCAATAATGGGGATGGGGAACCTGTCTTTAATGGTGAGGACATTCAGGGCACGATAATCCACGCAGAAACGCCATGAGCCATCATGTTTCTTGACCAACAACATCGGCGACGAGAACAGGCTCGTGTTGGGCTGAATGAGGCCTTGCTGCAACATAGAGTCTACCTGAAGCTCAATTTCATGCTTCTGGTAGTACGGGTACCGATAAGGTCATACGTTGACAGAGGTTGCTTGCGGAATAAGGTGGATATGGTGATCAGTATCCCTCACTGGCTGTAAACCTTGTGGAGGTTGAAACAAAGCATCGAATTGGATGAGGAGAGCTTGGAGTTCAGGGGAAAGGTGAGTGGTAGTGGTAGTAGGCGTGGTGGCCTCAGAGAGAACGGAAATGTGAAAGCAAAGGCCCTGGCTTTGTTTGCGACACAGTCGCCGGAACTGGGGAGAGGTTAATAGTGCTGAATTCACCGCATGGTTTCCCCAGAGTTCGATTAATTGACCATCATGAAAGAACTGCATGCGAAGTGTATTATAATAAGTAAGAACGAGTCCTAAGGACTTAAGCCATTGCACCCCCAAAACGACGTTAGCGCCAGCAATTGGCAAAACATGGAGGTCCACCGTAAATAAGGTCGCTTGAATGTCAATGGTAACTGCCTCGCAAAGATAGGAGCAGTCAAGGTGTTGACCGTTGCCTACCATGACTCTTAAAGGAGTAGTGGCTCGGCAGGGAAGACCAAGCTGAGTGACGAAGGCCTGCTGTATAAAATTATGAGTGCTCCCTCCGTCAATCAACAAGAGGATAGCATGGCGAGCAAGGGTCACCACCAACCTGAGTGTTTCCGGTGCAACGTGGCccaaaagagaattaaaaattatctggGCTGGGTACGGGTCAGGCCCATCAGGGGGAACTGGAGCCGAGTTAGTGCCATCTATTTTAGAGGGGTCTGGGTCTGGTGGGTCATCATCCTCAACGATTAAGAGATGAACCCTAGGGGCATAGCGATGGCCCCTATGGAACTTCTCATCGCAGGAGAAACAGAGCCCACGCTTACGGCGTGAGGCGAGTTCCTCGGGAGTCAAGCATCTTACGATCGGAGCTTGGGAGGGTCGCGATGGAGAGGATAACAGTGGTTGTAAGGGTGAGAGACGAGGGGAGGAAATTACGGGTGGCGGCGAGGGTGATGGGTTCATAGGGCGAGACTGCAGCGACATGCGAGGATCGTGAAGCTTCTCCTCCTGCAAGCGCGCGAGCCCAGCGGCCTGGACCAAGGTCATGGGCTAAAGGGCCTGTACCTCGCGACGAATATCAAGCGCAAGGCCAAACACGAAATAGCTCAAGAGGAAGGGGGCCAGAAGTCCAATGACGCGATTAGCCAAATCTTCAAACTCTGACAGGTAATTGGCGACTAAACCTCTCTGTGTAAGTTTAAATAATGAGCCTGTTGGGTCCTCGTATTGAGACGGGGCAAACCTTGTTTGCAAAGCTTGAAGAAAAACAGGCCAAGAAGTGAACTGGTCGTTGCTTGTCATCCATTGGAACCAAGCAATGGCCCTTCCTTCCATGTAGAACCCCGCAATGGTGAGTCTGTCGTGGTCACTGGTGCCATGATACTCAAAAAATTGGTTGATCTTAAAGATCCAACCAAGTGGTTCGGTGCCATCGAATCTTGGCACTTCTAATTTCATTTTGTGGTTGGGTGCAGGTGCAGGGTGACGGTGAGGGAAGGGTGGTGGGGGTGGTGTAGGGGAGAAAGCTGGTGTGACATGGGTGAGGAGTTCGTCAATCTTGGAGGTGAGATGGAGTTGTTGTTGGGTGAGGCGAAGTAGAGCCTCCTCAAGGCAGTTAGGGGGGCAGGCATTGTGTGCAGGATCAGGCATAATGGTGGCAATGAGAGCACCAAATGATAAGCTCTAAATGCCTATTGGATTCGAGGTCCAGCACCTCCAAAGAGAAGCAGAGAAGCAGAGAATAGAAAAGGCAAGGAAGAGGAAGGTAATATAGATATCTGTATTATTATCTTGCTTGTTATTACATAGTATATTTATAGACATTTCTCCTACAATTATGTGCTGGTGTGTGCCTCGAAGGAATATTTTCCTAACAGAATTTGGTTATCCTTATCCCCCTAGGGTCGACAATTACAAAACCGAATTCAAAGGAATTAAGCAAGATTGCATTGCACTGCTGGCTGGCTAGTTTGTCTTTTTCCATTAAACGTAATCTCCAAGATATGTAGGTTTGGTAATTTGTCTTTTGGGCCTATTTGCTGCTTGCACCTCCTTTTCTGCTTTTATGTTCATTGCGTGAGTCATTTCCTTTTCTGTCCTTGTATCACTTTGTtcatcatttcaattttttttcgtGGTGGTTGGGGGTGAGGCTTTTTCATCGTCATCTAAAGGAAGATTGATGGCTGGTGATGGTGGTTATCTTGGACGCGAAACAAGCACATGGCACACAAGCAGAAAGAAACATGAGATGACATACTTTTCAAGGTCAGATTTTTTATACTGTGATGGGAAGGTCTCATTTTTTgtacacttttttttgtttgttgtatTTGTTAGGGTTTGTTTAATTGAATGTGGTCCACGGTGTGGGTTTTTAAATAGCAAAAAACATGGGTGTGTAGGGTTACTTTTTGGGTTTTGTTTGCTAATCTCGATTCGTTTATGTTGCTAGGTGTGTGAGGTTCATAACTAGTATCTGTCATATTTATGCTACTGGGTGTcgaaattttaattatgtgcaAGGGCAAGTCCCTAATTTTTACTGTTTTGTGGGGGAATTTAACTTTTTGAAAGTTTGTTTGTCATTGTAGTGTTTTAAATTGTTCCTATTAACTATGTTAGTTGGGTCTAATGTACATCACCCTCACAATACAAGCCTACCGAGGTACACAAACTCAAGGTGCATACTTATCACTTTGGGATGTTCATTCGTCATCCAAGTACCATGTATGTGAAAGGTACCCATTATGACTGTGATTGAGAATGGGATATAGATGAAATGTCATtcattgagataaaaaaaaaaaggtggttGATGATTTAGGCTTCAAGAATTTCAAATGTCTATGGTACAAACATCCAAGATTTGCATTGAGCTGTGGGTCAAAATCGTTAAACAGTGATAAGGATGTTTTGCAATTGACTAATGATTGCAAAGGGTTTGAAATTGTTGAAATCTATGTGAAGCATGTTATTGATGTTCCTATAATTGGTGAGGAGTTTGTCAATGAAGGAGGAAGTGATTTTGTTACAATTGATGATAGTGACAGTGGCGGGGAGGGTGATGTACAAAGGAAGGGTGTGGGTGATGTTTCGGATGCTAATGCACAAGGTGAATGTGAtcatgttgttgttgctgatgtAGAGGGTGAGGGTGATGTAGTTGTTGTTCATGTATAAGGTGAAGGTGAtcatgttgttgttgatgatgtaAAGTGTGAGGGTGGTGTAAATGGTGTTCATGTACAGGATGAGGGTGATGTATAGGGTGAGTGTGATGCACATGGTGAGGGTCATGTACAGGGTGAGGGTGATACTAATTCTTTTGAAGATGAAGATTATGTTGCTGAAGAGAATTCTAACAATGAGTACACATCTATGGAAGATAGTGATTATGAGGAGAATTGGGATTGGACTATAGTGTTGGACACAGATTTGTTTGGTGAAACTAAACCACCATTTAGCCATCCACCACCTGGCACAACAATTATAATCTTGAGGCCTATGTGGCTACCTGTTATAGGTACATTGTTTAAAATACTTACACATTTGAAAACTACATTTCTTCATTTATGTTTGTTTCATttaactatttgtttgtttgttgatgTTTGCATAAATCAAGGATGGAGCCAATCTTTAAGTCTGGACCTAGTGAAACATCTACATCAACGCAACAAGCAATTATTGCTCAATCAATTGCACATGTACCAACTCCAAATGGTTCATCCCAATTAGTATCTACTGCTAATTCAATTGCATGTGTTAATTTGAGAACTACAAGGTCAACCGCATGTGCATATGTTGCACCTCCACAAAGTCAAGGTAATTCTAGTGCACCTTCAGTGATTCAAGTTAGTTCTACTACACCCCTAGTGATTTAAATTAGTTCTACTGCACCTCATGTGAGTCGAGCTTGTTCTACTTCACCTACATTGAGTCAAGCTTCATTTGTGTCTTCTCCAGCACCACTTGGTAGCCAAGCATCACATGCTACACTACCAATCAGTCAAACTTCATTTGGTAGATCAACCTGCCATAATGTATCTGAATCTACACCACAGACTATGTACCAGTCTCCTAGGAAAAAAACTTGCTTGGATGTGGAGTGAACTTTGTAGTTCCTGTGAATGTTTTGTGGTTGTAttttgggaatttttttttgttgtaatttgGATATTCTTGGTACTATGTCGGTTGTTATGTATTTTGATTGTCTAAGAATGGTATGTTTTGATACACTTCAAACGCCTATAGACCATTCTTAGACAAGTACTCATTATTGATATCCCTTTATATAAAGTTGTTATTTATGCTAATTGTTCATCCAGTTTTCATTATTTATGCTAATTCTTAGTCCATTATTTTGATTCATACTTTGGAATACTACTCAAAGTAAACAACTTAGAAACAGATTGATACCAAATAAAGGATTCATTTATCATTGATACCAAATAGATTAATGCATACAATCATTCTAACCCTACACCAAACTTACATCAAATAGGATAACTGTGACATTCTCTacccttacaattataactaactaattaaataaatcatacaaaatttatttaaaagattataaacacataataataaaagaagaagaaaaaaatgcaaaattaattaataatttttctttttaaacacatttaatttaaatcaattcaaaaggataaaggttcacatccacttagtgaaaacataatagaatatttttttttaataaaagataagattatcccggctcaaaacaaggttgttcactctaaataaataataaaaagaaactaaaaaagaaaagtataacacaattatatcattcagtaaatcataatccctatcacagactaagtctctccatctctagcatgtgactcatcatatgaaggctcacctgaaacaaagtggcaatcagcccaaacacaaacacacaccgggagtgagttatcacattcatatataataaaacattagagcatgtgaaacatataatacttaaagctgaatttatataaataacattactgCACAAATTgcacacattattcaca encodes the following:
- the LOC113001411 gene encoding uncharacterized protein, with amino-acid sequence MERIGPVAYRLQLLENARIHPVFHCSMLKPFKGSSENIKPAKLPPNFADDQPLLSPLAILGRRRTSSESNSPWEVLVQWQGLSPDDTSWEDWSQLCRDFHLEDKVTLQRLRDDTGATKEMTQAMNIKAEKEVQATNRPKRQITKPAYLGD